The uncultured Desulfovibrio sp. genome contains a region encoding:
- a CDS encoding glycosyltransferase family 9 protein: METTSSAADRSGTTLVINLTRFGDLLQCQPLIEDLHRQGQTVHLVCLDNFSSAQPLLRHVERTWPLPGARLMADMDKDWRIATALLLEFARAVRSEARPGCVVNLTTTLPARLLTGLLAGGQADGQAEIRGFCLDAHGFGQNRGIWSTFLNSGATNRLSAPFNIADMFRMVGAPHTPAAAAVQTRQGLADPPQDAQDAADALLAGAPPETCGFVAMQLGASEARRQWPAHFFAEVGDRLWRERKLCPVLLGSPAERPLAEAYAQAAQSHWVDAVGKTNLTQLAALLRRSKLLFTNDTGTMHLAAGLGVPCLAIFLATAQPCDTGPYLPGCCCLEPALPCHPCPFGRPCPNNLACVTHVSPRSVESLALSWLDAGRWDAAPLDLVGHEARVWLTEQDDKGFMTVRCLTRHAAEDRSLWLAQQRIFWRQILDELDDAARPAAVEQQSADTCLSEENAPSASAHGTAHVDGPAAAFSAGFAQRMAASLEQAAQLFEMLTQQGQLLGRSPKAGQLFLRNCERLQTVLDACPELRSLGAFWRELRQERGDRLDDLLELTAQLGAHFVIWRHKFTDGTSFA, from the coding sequence ATGGAGACCACCAGCTCTGCGGCTGACCGCTCAGGCACCACACTGGTCATCAACCTGACGCGATTTGGCGACCTTCTGCAATGCCAGCCCCTCATTGAGGATCTGCATCGTCAGGGCCAGACTGTACATCTGGTGTGTCTGGACAATTTCTCCAGCGCCCAGCCCCTGCTGCGCCATGTGGAGCGCACCTGGCCCCTGCCCGGCGCGCGGCTCATGGCCGACATGGACAAGGATTGGCGCATTGCAACGGCCCTTCTGCTGGAATTTGCCCGCGCCGTCAGGAGCGAAGCCAGGCCCGGCTGCGTTGTCAACCTGACTACCACCCTGCCTGCGCGGCTGCTCACAGGCCTGCTGGCTGGCGGGCAGGCGGACGGGCAGGCCGAAATTCGCGGTTTCTGCCTTGACGCGCACGGTTTTGGGCAGAACAGGGGCATCTGGTCCACATTCCTGAACAGCGGCGCTACAAACCGTCTAAGCGCTCCCTTCAATATTGCGGATATGTTCCGCATGGTTGGCGCGCCGCACACACCAGCAGCCGCAGCCGTGCAGACTCGCCAAGGGCTGGCCGATCCGCCGCAGGATGCCCAGGATGCGGCGGATGCCCTGCTTGCCGGGGCTCCGCCAGAGACATGCGGTTTTGTGGCCATGCAGTTGGGCGCAAGTGAAGCACGGCGGCAGTGGCCCGCACATTTTTTTGCCGAGGTGGGCGACCGGCTGTGGCGCGAGCGTAAGCTCTGCCCGGTGCTGCTTGGCTCACCTGCCGAACGCCCGCTGGCCGAGGCCTATGCACAGGCTGCCCAAAGCCATTGGGTGGATGCCGTGGGCAAGACCAATCTTACCCAACTGGCGGCTTTGCTGCGCCGGTCAAAATTGTTGTTTACCAACGATACCGGCACCATGCATCTAGCTGCTGGCCTTGGGGTGCCCTGCCTGGCCATATTCCTTGCCACGGCCCAGCCCTGCGACACCGGCCCCTATCTGCCCGGATGCTGCTGCCTGGAACCTGCCCTGCCCTGCCATCCCTGCCCCTTTGGCCGCCCCTGCCCCAATAATCTGGCGTGTGTGACGCATGTCAGCCCCCGGAGCGTGGAATCCCTCGCCCTGTCGTGGCTTGACGCTGGCCGCTGGGATGCCGCCCCACTCGACCTTGTGGGGCACGAGGCCCGCGTATGGCTGACGGAGCAGGACGACAAGGGATTTATGACCGTGCGCTGCCTTACGAGGCACGCCGCCGAAGATCGCAGCCTATGGCTTGCGCAGCAGCGGATTTTCTGGCGTCAGATACTTGACGAACTGGACGATGCCGCCCGGCCCGCAGCTGTGGAGCAACAGAGCGCAGACACCTGTCTGTCTGAAGAAAATGCCCCTTCAGCATCTGCGCACGGCACAGCACATGTGGACGGCCCGGCTGCCGCGTTTTCTGCCGGATTTGCGCAACGCATGGCGGCATCGCTGGAGCAGGCCGCACAACTTTTTGAAATGCTTACGCAACAAGGGCAACTGCTGGGCAGGAGCCCCAAGGCAGGGCAATTGTTTTTGCGTAATTGCGAACGCCTGCAAACGGTTCTTGATGCCTGCCCCGAGCTGCGCTCATTGGGAGCCTTCTGGCGTGAACTGCGCCAGGAACGCGGCGACCGGCTGGACGACCTGCTGGAGCTTACTGCCCAGCTTGGCGCGCATTTCGTTATCTGGCGCCATAAATTTACCGATGGCACGTCATTTGCTTAA
- the traT gene encoding complement resistance protein TraT — MSFIRYILMLCLAFASLCGCVRQPADAARVEVLRQGQIEEPEADVNIHPAVYVNVRDNTNKIFGLRTQVETWLQRKGYTVVPNPSEAGYILQIVVLAAGTTAPETARQVVTAGYDAPSQLSGKGGTAMVADVLLVQRHVPSTQGSRRTNLKNIGKRNAVGSSQMRIALLVHQEFKTGAGMPPVFAETLAKELATSVHRANTEEAPTQPAKQ, encoded by the coding sequence ATGTCCTTTATCCGTTATATTCTGATGCTGTGCCTGGCATTTGCCTCCCTGTGCGGGTGCGTGCGCCAACCGGCGGACGCCGCACGTGTGGAAGTGCTGCGCCAGGGCCAGATTGAGGAGCCGGAAGCCGATGTGAACATCCATCCGGCGGTTTATGTCAACGTGCGCGACAATACCAACAAGATTTTCGGCCTGCGCACCCAGGTGGAAACATGGCTGCAACGCAAGGGCTACACGGTAGTGCCAAACCCCAGCGAGGCTGGCTACATTCTTCAGATTGTAGTGCTCGCTGCCGGAACAACCGCACCGGAAACCGCCCGTCAGGTGGTGACTGCCGGGTATGACGCCCCCTCGCAACTGAGCGGCAAGGGCGGCACCGCCATGGTGGCGGATGTATTGCTGGTGCAGCGCCATGTCCCCAGCACTCAGGGTTCCCGCCGCACAAACCTCAAAAACATTGGCAAACGCAATGCCGTTGGCAGCAGCCAGATGCGCATTGCCCTGCTCGTCCATCAGGAATTCAAGACGGGCGCGGGCATGCCCCCGGTCTTTGCCGAAACCCTTGCCAAGGAACTGGCGACTTCCGTTCACCGCGCCAACACCGAAGAAGCACCAACCCAACCCGCCAAGCAGTAG
- the topA gene encoding type I DNA topoisomerase, with translation MGKQLIIVESPAKVKTIKKFLGPQYMVQASVGHVRDLPSSSLGVDEANDFAPHYEVIDNKKNVVSELRAAASKADTVYLAPDPDREGEAIAWHVAELIRDKAKDIKRIQFNEITAKAVKEALAHPRELNGHLFDAQQARRVLDRLVGYKISPLLWKSIKRGISAGRVQSVALRLIVEREEAREVFKPEEYWLFKALLAADVPPPFKAELAKVGGKKAVVSNAAQAKDIEDAMAGKPFVVESVEEKERERAPQPPFITSTLQQAANQRLSYTAKRTMNIAQRLYEGVELGDRGLTALITYMRTDSTRIADEARDAAKAFIEGSFGKEYLPKRARVYKAKGGAQDAHEAIRPVDVAITPDEVKTHLPPEQYNLYRLIWSRFVASQMAGARFHDTTASIACAHTQWKAKGERLLFPGFLAAMPRGKDEADAELPPLTAGQTLTLEKLDKEQKFTQPPARFSEASLVRELEELGIGRPSTYAAIISTLQDREYVSLKERHFVPTDLGRVVCTQLVEHFGKLMDVGFTAQMEENLDKVAEGQEQWVELLRRFSEDFNPTLAAASKNMKSLKGGMPANLPCPECGKDLLIKFGKAGAFLACSGYPECRYTSNFERTEDGTVEAVAQEKPQYEKVGDCPQCGKDLVIKKSRTGSSFIACTGYPDCKYAAPLSTGVPCPRCGKGSLVEKSTKRGKIFYSCDQYPQCDFALWDKPVPGPCPRCNSPYLIEKKSRDGAKVICPVKGCGYVKEDGDG, from the coding sequence ATGGGCAAACAGCTTATCATTGTGGAATCACCCGCCAAGGTGAAGACCATCAAGAAGTTTCTGGGGCCGCAGTACATGGTGCAGGCCAGTGTTGGCCATGTGCGCGACCTGCCGTCCAGCTCGCTTGGTGTGGACGAAGCCAACGACTTTGCGCCGCACTACGAGGTTATAGACAATAAAAAGAATGTGGTCAGCGAACTCCGCGCTGCCGCTTCCAAAGCCGATACCGTATATCTTGCGCCCGACCCCGACCGTGAGGGAGAGGCCATTGCCTGGCATGTAGCGGAGCTTATCCGCGACAAAGCCAAGGACATCAAACGTATCCAGTTCAACGAGATCACGGCCAAGGCGGTGAAAGAAGCCCTGGCGCATCCGCGCGAGCTCAACGGGCATCTTTTTGACGCCCAGCAGGCCCGCCGTGTGCTGGACCGTCTGGTGGGCTACAAAATTTCGCCCCTGCTGTGGAAGTCCATCAAGCGCGGTATTTCTGCCGGGCGTGTGCAGTCAGTGGCCCTGCGCCTCATCGTTGAGCGCGAGGAGGCCCGCGAGGTCTTCAAGCCCGAAGAATACTGGCTGTTCAAGGCTCTGCTGGCTGCGGACGTTCCGCCGCCCTTCAAGGCCGAGCTTGCCAAGGTGGGCGGCAAAAAGGCTGTGGTCAGCAATGCGGCCCAGGCCAAGGATATTGAAGACGCCATGGCGGGCAAGCCCTTTGTGGTGGAAAGCGTGGAAGAAAAAGAGCGCGAACGCGCTCCGCAGCCGCCTTTCATTACCTCAACCTTGCAGCAGGCTGCCAACCAGCGCCTCTCGTACACGGCCAAGCGCACCATGAATATTGCCCAGCGTCTGTACGAAGGCGTTGAACTGGGCGACAGGGGGCTTACGGCCCTCATCACTTACATGCGTACCGACTCCACACGCATTGCCGATGAAGCCCGCGATGCGGCCAAGGCCTTTATTGAAGGCAGTTTTGGCAAGGAATATCTGCCCAAGCGGGCCAGGGTCTACAAGGCCAAGGGCGGCGCGCAGGACGCGCATGAAGCCATCCGCCCTGTTGACGTGGCCATCACGCCAGATGAGGTGAAAACTCACCTGCCGCCGGAGCAGTACAATCTTTATCGGCTCATCTGGTCGCGCTTTGTGGCCTCGCAGATGGCCGGGGCGCGCTTTCACGACACCACGGCCAGTATTGCCTGCGCGCATACGCAGTGGAAAGCCAAGGGCGAGCGCCTGTTGTTCCCCGGTTTTCTGGCGGCCATGCCGCGCGGCAAGGATGAGGCGGACGCTGAGCTGCCGCCCCTGACCGCTGGGCAGACGCTCACGCTCGAAAAGCTCGACAAGGAACAGAAGTTCACCCAGCCCCCGGCCCGCTTCAGCGAAGCAAGCCTTGTGCGCGAGCTGGAAGAACTGGGCATCGGGCGTCCTTCAACCTATGCGGCCATTATTTCCACCCTTCAGGACAGGGAATACGTGAGCCTGAAGGAACGCCATTTTGTGCCCACCGACCTTGGGCGCGTGGTATGCACCCAGCTTGTGGAGCATTTCGGCAAGCTCATGGACGTGGGTTTCACCGCTCAGATGGAAGAAAACCTGGACAAGGTGGCCGAAGGTCAGGAACAGTGGGTCGAACTGCTGCGGCGTTTTTCGGAAGATTTCAATCCCACGCTGGCGGCTGCGTCCAAAAATATGAAGAGCCTCAAGGGGGGCATGCCCGCGAACCTGCCCTGCCCGGAGTGCGGCAAGGATCTGCTCATCAAGTTTGGCAAGGCCGGGGCTTTTCTGGCCTGTTCGGGCTATCCGGAATGCCGCTACACCAGCAATTTTGAACGCACGGAAGACGGCACCGTGGAAGCCGTGGCCCAGGAAAAACCCCAGTATGAAAAGGTGGGGGACTGCCCGCAGTGCGGCAAAGACCTGGTGATCAAGAAGTCCCGCACGGGCAGCAGCTTCATTGCCTGCACGGGCTATCCCGATTGCAAGTACGCGGCTCCGCTTTCCACCGGGGTGCCTTGCCCGCGTTGCGGCAAGGGCTCGCTGGTTGAAAAAAGCACCAAGCGCGGCAAGATATTCTATTCATGCGACCAGTACCCGCAGTGTGATTTTGCCCTGTGGGACAAACCCGTGCCCGGCCCCTGCCCACGGTGCAATTCGCCCTATCTGATTGAAAAGAAAAGCCGCGATGGCGCAAAGGTCATCTGCCCTGTCAAAGGGTGCGGCTATGTGAAGGAGGATGGAGATGGGTAA
- a CDS encoding XdhC family protein, giving the protein MGKKNEASLLPSNGEGPKGTPESLVTTPWEDTLEARAAALLTGGEPLVLVTVVSRTGSAPREAGTRALQTRNGFEGTVGGGLLEARAMEAARNSLASGLSARVSCDMSGFTPNSDMICGGGMEVLCEVLAPRQAEMFALAAEVLRLGGRGAWLVELRQDGVSLHGEAETPQRRLFVDALPEHAVQPEGVTLGLDAVNSQLETRKGRPGLVDVDGRIFYVEPLDAPPVLLLCGGGHVSLEVARLAHSCGFVVDVVDDREEFSNAGRFPMARHCRVLPGYENLVQTCDIGRRHFVAIITRGHSFDREALAQALTSHAQYVGMIGSRTKREQVYAALRKQGVPDAELAAVCCPIGLSIEAETPQQIAVSIVAELLAARAGTLMRLRFDD; this is encoded by the coding sequence ATGGGTAAGAAAAACGAGGCCTCTCTGTTGCCTTCAAACGGCGAAGGCCCCAAGGGCACGCCGGAATCTCTGGTGACAACCCCGTGGGAAGACACGCTTGAAGCCCGCGCCGCGGCCCTGCTGACGGGGGGCGAACCTCTGGTGCTTGTGACTGTGGTGAGCCGCACAGGCTCTGCCCCGCGCGAAGCCGGAACCCGCGCCCTTCAGACGCGCAACGGATTTGAAGGAACAGTGGGCGGCGGCCTGCTTGAAGCCCGCGCCATGGAAGCGGCCCGCAACAGCCTTGCAAGCGGCCTTTCTGCGCGTGTTTCGTGCGACATGAGCGGCTTTACGCCCAACAGCGACATGATCTGCGGCGGCGGTATGGAAGTACTGTGCGAGGTGCTCGCACCACGTCAGGCTGAAATGTTCGCCCTTGCGGCAGAGGTGCTGCGGCTGGGCGGTCGGGGCGCATGGCTGGTTGAACTGCGCCAGGACGGCGTTTCGCTGCATGGCGAGGCGGAAACCCCGCAGCGGCGGCTGTTTGTGGACGCCTTGCCGGAGCATGCCGTTCAGCCCGAAGGCGTGACCCTGGGGCTGGACGCGGTAAACTCCCAGCTTGAGACGCGCAAGGGCCGCCCTGGCCTGGTAGACGTGGACGGACGCATCTTTTACGTGGAACCTCTGGATGCGCCACCTGTGCTCCTGCTGTGCGGCGGCGGGCACGTGTCGCTGGAAGTTGCGCGGCTGGCCCATTCTTGCGGCTTTGTGGTGGATGTGGTCGATGACCGCGAAGAGTTTTCCAATGCGGGGCGCTTCCCCATGGCCCGCCATTGCCGGGTTTTGCCGGGCTACGAAAATCTTGTGCAGACCTGCGACATCGGGCGCAGACATTTTGTGGCCATTATCACGCGCGGGCACAGTTTTGACCGTGAGGCCTTGGCTCAGGCCCTGACAAGTCATGCCCAGTATGTGGGGATGATCGGCAGCAGAACCAAGCGCGAACAGGTCTATGCCGCTTTGCGCAAGCAGGGTGTGCCGGATGCGGAACTGGCTGCCGTATGCTGCCCCATTGGCCTTTCTATAGAGGCGGAAACCCCGCAGCAGATTGCAGTTTCCATCGTGGCCGAACTGCTGGCCGCCCGTGCCGGAACCCTGATGCGCCTGCGGTTTGACGACTAG
- a CDS encoding thioredoxin, with protein MTLTIVALLFLLLVGIYINARMRTARHLRCIAEEKGDIARASGMTASIGVFYPDVSATVVMGVSEEIGACYYRVLRDGKVINRSRINLANIKRVELLINGDVRKVGISSAQATSFLKATDVAGRILTQYSPADLRVMLRAGLRIVFMGENGAEKQLEITVLRMTDERHKFKRMELFKDTVWWVVFLDSASANARHIREYFEKSETPDSDGEFF; from the coding sequence ATGACCCTTACAATTGTCGCCCTGCTGTTCCTCCTGCTTGTAGGCATTTATATAAATGCCAGGATGCGTACTGCGCGCCATCTGCGCTGCATCGCAGAGGAGAAGGGCGATATTGCCAGGGCCTCCGGCATGACGGCCAGCATTGGCGTTTTTTATCCTGATGTAAGCGCCACCGTTGTTATGGGCGTTTCTGAGGAAATCGGGGCGTGTTATTACCGTGTGCTGCGCGACGGCAAGGTCATCAACCGCAGCCGTATCAATCTGGCCAACATCAAGCGTGTGGAACTGTTGATCAACGGCGATGTGCGCAAGGTGGGTATTTCATCCGCCCAGGCCACCAGTTTCCTCAAGGCCACCGACGTGGCAGGCAGAATACTTACCCAGTATTCCCCGGCAGACCTGCGCGTCATGCTGCGTGCTGGCCTGCGGATTGTCTTTATGGGCGAAAATGGCGCAGAGAAGCAGCTTGAGATAACAGTGCTGCGCATGACTGACGAGCGTCACAAGTTCAAGCGCATGGAGCTGTTCAAGGATACCGTATGGTGGGTGGTCTTTCTGGACAGCGCAAGCGCCAATGCCAGACACATCAGGGAGTACTTTGAGAAGAGTGAAACCCCTGATTCTGATGGAGAATTTTTCTAA
- a CDS encoding efflux RND transporter periplasmic adaptor subunit → MSIRSIAKISVVLGLCLALVACESDKKGQPDMRLPVSAVEVTVADASWPSQFQAQASGSRAVEVRARVQGIIEKRLYNEGDFVKAGQQMFQLERDQYEAQVQQAQAQYVNAEREWKRIRPLYEKNAVSQKDRDSALAAYDSAKASLRQAKINLDYCQVVAPVSGYSSKENYTPGNLVSNNSLLTYVNQTDPMYIDFSIAAPDRMLRQQLAASGILVFPKDNRYKARLRLLDGTMYGTEGEVTFIDSQVQPTTGVIKARAVFPNADGQIMPGQYVRLFVEGDILKNAILIPQKCVIVTQKGTVVMGLDKDDKVYAIPITVTVAVGDQYLVGSGLKGGERIISEGIIKARPGTQVRVQQAGGQQPQDAAPKK, encoded by the coding sequence ATGAGTATCAGATCTATTGCAAAAATTTCAGTTGTATTGGGGCTTTGCCTTGCCCTTGTCGCCTGCGAGAGCGACAAAAAAGGACAGCCCGACATGCGCTTGCCGGTGTCGGCTGTTGAAGTAACCGTTGCCGATGCCTCCTGGCCCAGCCAGTTCCAGGCGCAGGCCTCAGGTTCACGCGCTGTTGAAGTGCGCGCCCGCGTTCAGGGTATTATTGAAAAGCGTCTGTATAACGAAGGCGATTTCGTAAAGGCCGGACAGCAGATGTTCCAGCTTGAACGCGACCAGTACGAAGCCCAGGTACAGCAGGCGCAGGCCCAGTACGTGAACGCGGAACGTGAATGGAAGCGCATTCGCCCTCTGTACGAAAAGAACGCCGTTTCGCAGAAAGACCGCGATTCTGCCTTGGCCGCGTATGACAGCGCCAAGGCATCCCTGCGTCAGGCCAAGATCAATCTGGATTACTGCCAGGTGGTGGCTCCTGTTTCCGGCTACAGCAGCAAGGAAAACTACACCCCCGGTAACCTGGTGAGCAACAACTCGCTGCTTACCTATGTGAACCAGACAGACCCCATGTACATTGACTTTTCCATTGCCGCCCCTGACCGCATGCTGCGCCAGCAGCTTGCAGCCTCGGGCATCCTGGTGTTCCCGAAGGACAACCGCTACAAGGCCAGGTTGCGCCTGCTGGACGGCACCATGTACGGCACGGAAGGCGAAGTGACCTTTATCGATAGCCAGGTGCAGCCCACCACGGGCGTTATCAAGGCCCGCGCGGTGTTTCCCAATGCCGACGGGCAGATTATGCCCGGGCAGTATGTGCGCCTGTTTGTGGAAGGCGACATCCTCAAGAACGCCATTCTTATTCCGCAAAAGTGCGTTATCGTGACCCAGAAGGGTACCGTGGTCATGGGGCTGGACAAGGACGACAAAGTCTACGCCATTCCCATCACTGTGACTGTGGCTGTGGGAGATCAATATCTGGTGGGTTCCGGCCTCAAGGGTGGGGAGCGCATCATCAGTGAAGGTATCATCAAAGCCCGTCCCGGGACTCAAGTGCGCGTGCAGCAAGCCGGTGGGCAGCAGCCCCAGGATGCCGCGCCGAAGAAGTAG
- a CDS encoding efflux RND transporter permease subunit, giving the protein MAVSTKPNFFLRRPVLSAVISIVITLVGALAMKALPIAQYPDLVPPTVNVSVSYPGASAETIASTVLAPLEVNINGVENMLYMTSIAASGSGSGNINVYFKLGSDANMALVNVNNKVNLAQATLPEDVRRQGVTVVKRSPAMLQVFCFYSPDGRYSDVFIHNWAQVNVVDELKRINGVGDCSLFGSMDYSMRIWLQPDKLAKYGITTKQVTSAIQEQNSQYAPGRLGDMPTADSTQLTWQIDTQGRLVTPEEFGEIIIRSGDDSAMLRLKDVARIELGGKDYSVLSSYNGMGARMGAVYLLPGANAIATGDMVKAKLEDIASRMPDGLAYTLLVDNNDFVIESIKEVVSTLVEAMILVFIVVYVFLQNWRATLIPCIAVPVSIIGTFAGLYAFGYTINTLTLFALVLAIGIVVDDAIVVLENVERIMSSEHLPPREATAKAMNEVTAPVIAIVLVLCAVFIPVSFMGGLAGQMYKQFAITISVSVVLSGIVALTLTPALCALLLKPHAHDHTPAKGFVWFNYVFGRITRRYVNAVRFVKASAWRALALCVVMVLCIVGLFRVVPGGLVPDEDQGYLLGLAILDDGAAQPRTRAVNKVLTDFMLKNPAVLSVGTLSGLDITSMAAKSNYGTFFALLKPWGERKDPKDAASVIVNTVGAVTVMQPEAFILGFTPPPISGMSNTGGFEGYVQMRGSGSLKDMEEAANKLVLEVTSKNADGKPKYPAVGMVRNLFTTGSPQLYANLDRERCKDMGISIADVYSAMSATFGSSYVNDFNLMGRTFQVRLQAEADTRVLPESLNDIYVPNKNGEMVPLTAVMTLERRTAPQVVERYNVFPAAHIMGAPSPGYSSGQALSEMEKAASVVLSSDYQLGWVGTALQEKLASADTTVIFVLALVMVFLILAAQYESWSLPLSVLTAVPFGVFGALVATWGRGLSNDIYFQVALVTLVGLAAKNAILIVEFAVEAWRAGRSLDAAAIHASKLRFRPIVMTSLAFILGCVPLAISTGAGANSRHAIGTAVIGGMLAATCIATLFVPFFFKAIMQLSLKLQGKTDPNAGRDHLAEDQEDDI; this is encoded by the coding sequence ATGGCTGTTTCTACAAAGCCGAATTTCTTTTTGCGCAGGCCGGTTCTGTCGGCCGTTATCTCCATTGTCATAACCCTGGTGGGCGCGCTGGCCATGAAGGCCCTGCCCATCGCACAATACCCCGACCTTGTGCCGCCCACGGTCAACGTGAGCGTGTCATACCCCGGCGCTTCTGCGGAAACCATTGCCTCCACGGTTCTGGCTCCCCTCGAAGTGAATATCAACGGTGTGGAAAACATGCTCTACATGACTTCCATTGCCGCTTCGGGTTCCGGCTCGGGCAACATCAACGTGTACTTCAAGCTGGGCAGTGATGCCAACATGGCCCTGGTCAACGTTAACAACAAGGTTAACCTGGCCCAGGCCACCTTGCCGGAAGATGTGCGCAGGCAGGGCGTCACGGTCGTCAAGCGTTCACCCGCCATGTTGCAGGTGTTCTGTTTCTATTCGCCCGACGGGCGCTATAGCGACGTGTTCATCCACAACTGGGCCCAGGTCAACGTTGTTGACGAACTCAAACGCATCAACGGCGTGGGCGACTGCTCGCTTTTTGGCAGCATGGACTACTCCATGCGTATCTGGCTGCAGCCGGACAAGCTTGCCAAGTACGGCATTACCACAAAGCAGGTAACCTCGGCCATTCAGGAGCAGAACTCGCAGTATGCCCCTGGCCGTTTGGGCGACATGCCCACGGCCGACTCCACCCAGCTTACCTGGCAGATCGATACCCAGGGCCGCCTTGTAACGCCTGAAGAATTTGGTGAAATCATCATCCGCTCCGGCGATGACAGCGCCATGCTGCGGCTCAAGGATGTGGCGCGTATAGAACTGGGCGGCAAGGACTACAGCGTTCTTTCCAGCTACAACGGCATGGGTGCCCGCATGGGCGCCGTGTATCTGTTGCCGGGCGCCAACGCCATCGCCACCGGCGATATGGTAAAGGCCAAGCTGGAGGACATTGCCTCGCGCATGCCCGATGGTCTGGCTTACACCCTGCTGGTGGACAACAACGACTTCGTTATCGAATCCATCAAGGAAGTGGTGAGCACCCTGGTCGAAGCCATGATCCTGGTGTTCATCGTTGTTTACGTCTTTCTGCAAAACTGGCGCGCCACGCTCATTCCCTGCATTGCCGTACCTGTATCCATTATCGGCACGTTCGCGGGTCTGTACGCCTTTGGCTACACCATCAACACGCTTACGCTGTTCGCTCTGGTGCTTGCCATCGGTATCGTGGTGGACGACGCCATCGTTGTGCTTGAAAACGTTGAACGTATCATGAGCTCGGAGCATCTGCCGCCCAGGGAGGCGACAGCAAAGGCCATGAACGAAGTCACGGCCCCGGTTATCGCCATTGTGCTTGTGCTGTGCGCCGTGTTTATCCCTGTTTCGTTCATGGGCGGCCTTGCGGGGCAGATGTACAAGCAGTTTGCCATTACGATCTCGGTATCGGTGGTGCTTTCGGGCATTGTGGCGCTGACGCTCACTCCGGCGCTCTGCGCCCTGCTGCTCAAGCCGCATGCCCATGACCACACGCCTGCCAAGGGCTTTGTGTGGTTCAACTATGTGTTTGGTCGCATTACCCGCCGCTATGTAAACGCCGTGCGTTTTGTCAAAGCCTCCGCCTGGCGTGCGCTGGCGCTCTGCGTAGTCATGGTTCTGTGCATCGTGGGGCTGTTCCGCGTAGTGCCCGGCGGCCTTGTGCCGGATGAAGACCAGGGCTACCTGCTTGGTCTGGCCATTCTGGACGATGGCGCGGCCCAGCCCCGCACCCGCGCGGTCAACAAGGTGCTTACCGACTTCATGCTTAAAAACCCTGCGGTTTTGAGCGTGGGTACGCTCTCCGGTCTGGACATCACCTCCATGGCTGCCAAGAGTAACTACGGCACCTTCTTTGCCCTGCTCAAGCCCTGGGGAGAACGCAAGGATCCCAAGGATGCAGCCAGCGTCATCGTGAACACCGTGGGCGCTGTAACCGTGATGCAGCCCGAGGCCTTTATCTTGGGCTTTACGCCGCCGCCCATCAGCGGCATGAGTAATACCGGTGGTTTTGAAGGCTATGTGCAGATGCGCGGCAGCGGCAGCCTCAAGGACATGGAAGAAGCTGCCAACAAGCTGGTGCTTGAAGTGACCTCCAAAAATGCCGACGGCAAGCCCAAATACCCGGCAGTGGGCATGGTGCGCAACCTCTTCACTACTGGTTCGCCCCAGCTCTACGCCAACCTTGACCGCGAACGCTGCAAGGATATGGGCATCAGCATCGCCGATGTGTATTCGGCCATGAGCGCCACCTTCGGCAGTTCATACGTCAACGACTTCAACCTCATGGGCCGCACCTTCCAGGTACGCTTGCAGGCTGAGGCGGATACTCGTGTGCTGCCTGAAAGCCTCAACGACATATACGTGCCCAATAAAAATGGCGAGATGGTGCCCCTGACTGCGGTAATGACCCTTGAACGCCGCACAGCTCCGCAGGTTGTGGAACGCTACAACGTGTTCCCGGCGGCCCACATCATGGGTGCGCCCTCGCCTGGGTATTCTTCGGGCCAGGCCCTCAGCGAAATGGAAAAAGCCGCTTCTGTGGTCTTGTCCTCCGATTATCAGCTGGGCTGGGTTGGTACCGCCCTTCAGGAAAAGCTGGCAAGCGCCGACACCACTGTCATTTTTGTGCTGGCGCTGGTCATGGTCTTCCTGATTCTTGCAGCACAATATGAATCGTGGTCGTTGCCGCTTTCAGTGCTCACGGCAGTGCCTTTTGGTGTGTTCGGTGCTTTGGTGGCGACCTGGGGTCGCGGGCTTTCCAACGACATCTACTTCCAGGTGGCACTAGTGACCCTGGTTGGTCTGGCGGCTAAAAACGCCATCCTTATCGTGGAATTCGCTGTTGAGGCCTGGCGCGCCGGGCGAAGCCTTGATGCGGCGGCCATCCACGCATCCAAGCTGCGTTTCCGGCCCATCGTGATGACCTCGCTTGCCTTTATCCTCGGCTGCGTGCCGTTGGCCATCAGCACGGGCGCGGGCGCAAACAGCCGCCACGCCATCGGCACGGCGGTCATCGGCGGCATGCTGGCGGCAACGTGCATCGCCACGCTGTTTGTGCCGTTCTTCTTTAAGGCCATCATGCAACTCTCACTGAAACTGCAGGGCAAAACTGATCCCAATGCGGGCAGGGACCACCTTGCGGAAGACCAGGAGGACGACATATGA